The Palaemon carinicauda isolate YSFRI2023 chromosome 9, ASM3689809v2, whole genome shotgun sequence sequence TTCTTCAATTGATGGACTGGTACACAAGTTCCATGGCATtgttatgtgtgtgcttgtgtgaagTGTTCATATTCAGCTATTCTTATGGAGTTGGCAGGACAATTAGAGACATTCAGATGATGACCCAGAAACATGTTAATTACTACTGGTACTTCTGTTTGCTATTTGTTACCCCCATACTCTTAATTGTAAGTATAATgtacacataatcacacacacacacaaaaacacacacacacaaacacacacacacacacacatatatatatatatatatatatatacacatatatatttatatatatatacacacacacacacatatatatatatatatatgtatatataaatatatatatatatatatatatacataaatacatgcatacatgcacatatatatatatatatatatacatatgtatatatatatatatatatatttatatatatatatatatatatatgtatgtgtgtgtatatatatacatatatatatacatatagatatatatgtatatgtatatatatatatatatatatgaaattatatttggttttatttgcacccccccaaaaaaaatcagtCGTTAAATAACTTAGAACACGACAAAATTGTAGGAATAATGACGAAAACGTTGTCTGATAACCATTCAGCTCAGGAGATTACCTGTTTTATACTGTCGCATTAACAGATGGTGTTCATAAACCAAATAGTGAACTTCGCCCCAGCTAGCTGTCGAGGTGTGGTTTTCCCGGTCTGTGCTCAGGCAATAGGCTGGACCTTGGCTGTTCTACCCACGACCATGATACCCATCTTCTTAGTAGTGTATCTCTGTTCGTCTTCTGGAACATTTAAAGAAGtgagacatacatacacacacacacatacacacacacacacatatatatatatatatatatatatgtttatatatatatatatatatatatatttatatatatatatatatatgtgtgtgtatatatatatatatatatatactttttatattgtttttgttaattaCTGAGTgcatgcatgaattttttttttaccaataccaGTAAGCAATGGTACTCTCCATGCTGTAGTCGCTTGTTggcattgtgtgtgtttttttttatatatcatacattaCCTTTCCTGAAGAGCTTGATATATTATATGTTCTTAAAAAATTTCAAGCATATCTGCATTAAAATTAATGATTAGCATCTGAATAGTAAAATCCTTATTACAGCGAATAACAGGAGGATTTACTCCCACATCATCCTGGGGTCCCCTAAGCGCAGAGCGTCGAGCCCAGTGGAATGAATATTGCAACTCCAGGCTGTTGCGTCATAAGCTTCTCCATCCTGACTGGAAACCTCTGAAATCAACCTCCTATCAATTAGTTTCTCAGACTCAAAAGTTCTGAGATGCAGCTATATCTTTTTTCATgaataactaaatatcaagatgaagGCTATTACGAAATGCAATTTGATATATTCACTGATTTGAAATAGggttttttatgtgtttttaataTTTATAGTTCAATAGTTCATTATATGCAAAATATGGCACTGCACAAACGATTTTCTTTATTATAGGTGAGAAAATAAAGAATACTGTTTTCTAAAcagaataaatatataagtatatatatatatatatatatatatatacatatatagatggatagatagatagatagatagatagatagatagatatatacaggtatgtgtgtatgtgtgtgtttgcgtgtgtacatatatatgaatatgtatatatatatatatatatatatatacatatactatatgatatatatgctatatattcaATTCCTAAAGCAGAATGAATATGCATTACTTTAGAAAGCACAAATTATGTTTTACTCAAGAGCACccaagatatattttatttaagaaaacGCTGAATATATTTTACTTGAAAGAAAACAATATAGATTTTACTCAAGAgaac is a genomic window containing:
- the LOC137646806 gene encoding sodium-dependent noradrenaline transporter-like; translation: MLDRIPWLRKWRIRVTAAVIFCMFLMCCSCTLQGGMYILQLMDWYTSSMALLCVCLCEVFIFSYSYGVGRTIRDIQMMTQKHVNYYWYFCLLFVTPILLIMVFINQIVNFAPASCRGVVFPVCAQAIGWTLAVLPTTMIPIFLVVYLCSSSGTFKERITGGFTPTSSWGPLSAERRAQWNEYCNSRLLRHKLLHPDWKPLKSTSYQLVSQTQKF